The following are from one region of the Sorghum bicolor cultivar BTx623 chromosome 2, Sorghum_bicolor_NCBIv3, whole genome shotgun sequence genome:
- the LOC8074180 gene encoding NAC domain-containing protein 45: MAPADLPPGFRFHPTDEELVNYYLKRKVHGLSIELDIIPEVDLYKCEPWELAEKSFLPSRDSEWYFFGPRDRKYPNGCRTNRATQAGYWKSTGKDRRINYQNRSIGMKKTLVYYKGRAPQGLRTNWVMHEYRIEESECENTMGIQDSYALCRVFKKNVALGEFQKQKQGECSSSQANEKQEQFTSVRDAGQSSGSNEHGKDNTWMQFIADDLWCNKTK, translated from the exons ATGGCGCCGGCTGATCTCCCACCAGGCTTTAGGTTCCATCCAACTGATGAGGAGCTTGTGAACTATTACCTCAAGAGGAAGGTCCATGGGCTAAGCATCGAGCTCGACATAATCCCTGAAGTAGACCTCTACAAATGTGAGCCTTGGGAGCTAGCAG agAAATCATTCCTGCCTAGTAGAGACTCCGAGTGGTATTTCTTTGGGCCAAGGGATAGGAAGTATCCAAATGGATGCCGCACAAATCGCGCAACCCAAGCAGGATACTGGAAATCAACAGGCAAAGATCGGCGAATCAACTACCagaacagatcaatcggcatgAAGAAGACATTGGTCTACTACAAGGGTCGAGCTCCTCAGGGGCTGAGGACCAACTGGGTGATGCATGAGTACCGCATTGAGGAAAGCGAATGCGAGAACACCATGGGGATTCAG GACTCATATGCATTGTGTCGTGTCTTCAAGAAAAATGTGGCACTCGGAGAGTTCCAGAAGCAAAAGCAAGGCGAGTGCAGCTCATCACAAGCTAATGAAAAACAAGAACAGTTTACAAGTGTCAGGGATGCTGGACAGTCATCTGGTTCAAATGAGCATGGTAAAGACAACACATGGATGCAGTTCATAGCTGATGATCTATGGTGCAACAAAACAAAGTGA
- the LOC8074181 gene encoding histone H4 — protein MSGRGKGGKGLGKGGAKRHRKVLRDNIQGITKPAIRRLARRGGVKRISGLIYEETRGVLKIFLENVIRDAVTYTEHARRKTVTAMDVVYALKRQGRTLYGFGG, from the coding sequence ATGTCGGGCAGGGGCAAGGGCGGCAAGGGGCTCGGGAAGGGCGGCGCGAAGCGGCACCGGAAGGTGCTGCGCGACAACATCCAGGGCATCACGAAGCCGGCCATCCGGAGGCTGGCGAGGAGGGGCGGCGTGAAGCGCATCTCCGGTCTGATCTACGAGGAGACCCGCGGCGTGCTCAAGATCTTCCTCGAGAACGTCATCCGCGACGCCGTCACCTACACGGAGCACGCCCGCCGCAAGACCGTCACCGCCATGGACGTCGTCTACGCCCTCAAGCGCCAGGGCCGCACCCTCTACGGCTTCGGCGGCTAG
- the LOC8077233 gene encoding UTP--glucose-1-phosphate uridylyltransferase, with translation MAAAAAAAVSVDEKLDKLRAEVAKLDQISENEKSGFLSLVSRYLSGEAEQIEWSKIQTPTDEVVVPYDTLASPPEDLEETKKLLDKLVVLKLNGGLGTTMGCTGPKSVIEVRNGFTFLDLIVIQIESLNKKYGCSVPLLLMNSFNTHDDTQKIVEKYSNSNIEIHTFNQSQYPRIVTEDFLPLPSKGNSGKDGWYPPGHGDVFPSLNNSGKLDILLAQGKEYVFVANSDNLGAIVDIKILNHLINNQNEYCMEVTPKTLADVKGGTLISYEGRVQLLEIAQVPDEHVNEFKSIEKFKIFNTNNLWVNLKAIKRLVEAEALKMEIIPNPKEVDGVKVLQLETAAGAAIRFFDKAIGINVPRSRFLPVKATSDLLLVQSDLYTLVDGFVIRNPARANPANPSIELGPEFKKVANFLARFKSIPSIVELDNLKVSGDVWFGSGITLKGKVTITAKSGVKLEIPDGAVLENKDVNGPEDL, from the exons ATggccgctgccgccgctgccgcggTGTCGGTCGACGAGAAGCTCGACAAGCTTCGCGCCGAGGTCGCCAAGCTCGACCAGATCAG CGAGAACGAGAAGTCCGGGTTCCTCAGCCTCGTGTCACGCTACCTCAG TGGGGAGGCGGAGCAGATCGAGTGGAGCAAGATCCAGACCCCGACTGATGAGGTGGTGGTGCCGTACGATACCCTCGCGTCGCCTCCCGAAG ATCTCGAGGAGACGAAGAAGCTGCTGGACAAGCTCGTTGTGCTCAAGCTTAACGGAGGGCTCGGGACGACCATGGGCTGCACTGGGCCCAA GTCTGTCATTGAAGTCCGCAATGGGTTCACATTCCTTGATCTTATTGTGATCCAAATTGAG TCCCTGAACAAGAAGTATGGATGCAGTGTCCCTTTACTTCTGATGAACTCTTTCAACACCCATGATGACACACAGAAG ATTGTTGAGAAGTATTCCAACTCCAACATTGAAATTCATACTTTCAATCAG AGCCAGTATCCTCGCATTGTTACCGAGGACTTCTTGCCACTTCCAAGCAAAGGGAACTCTGGGAAGGATGGCTG GTATCCTCCAGGCCATGGTGATGTGTTCCCCTCTCTGAATAACAGCGGAAAACTTGACATCTTATTGGCTCAG GGCAAGGAGTATGTCTTCGTTGCAAACTCAGACAACTTGGGTGCTATAGTCGACATCA AGATCCTAAACCATCTGATCAATAACCAGAACGAGTATTGCATGGAG GTTACTCCAAAGACGCTGGCTGATGTTAAGGGCGGTACACTCATCTCTTACGAAGGAAGAGTTCAG CTTTTGGAGATTGCCCAAGTACCTGATGAGCAT GTCAATGAATTTAAATCAATCGAGAAGTTTAAGATATTCAACACTAACAACTT GTGGGTGAACCTTAAAGCTATCAAGAGACTCGTAGAGGCTGAGGCTCTTAAGATGGAAATTATTCCAAACCCCAAG GAAGTTGATGGTGTAAAGGTCCTTCAACTCGAAACTGCAGCTGGTGCAGCTATTCGG TTCTTCGACAAAGCGATTGGAATTAATGTTCCCCGCTCAAGGTTTCTCCCAGTGAAGGCTACATCTGATTTGTTGCTTGTGCAG TCTGATCTTTACACCTTGGTTGATGGCTTTGTCATCCGCAACCCAGCCAGAGCGAATCCAGCTAACCCTTCGATTGAGCTTGGACCTGAGTTCAAGAAG GTTGCCAATTTCCTTGCTCGGTTCAAGTCCATCCCCAGCATCGTCGAGCTTGACAACTTGAAGGTTTCTGGTGATGTCTGGTTTGGCTCTGGAATTACACTCAAG